In one Corallococcus sp. EGB genomic region, the following are encoded:
- a CDS encoding lipopolysaccharide assembly protein LapB, producing the protein MVRTRRFQLGVSAVVWLGTMAVPAWAQGTQPPAPADAKPAARGSRAPVPASDTAPVPVEPPPQRTPQAVLAATRIRDGDALMRERRYREAAFAFLDAEHAAPEHVEARFKLGNALAVLGYYARAIEEWEAASRLTHDAAIRQSAQDNITRARVKQGESGASPQAVGQPPGSGPVAETTRAQARRAYEQGVQHISQRAYAPALQTLTQAIQQEPLLTVAYIARGSANIGLRRYAEAAADYQFALKLEPDSASPLYGLAEAYRALGRNLEARDLYERYTRSSAADVRPELKEESRQKAERLR; encoded by the coding sequence ATGGTTCGCACGCGCAGGTTCCAGCTCGGGGTCTCGGCGGTGGTGTGGCTCGGCACGATGGCGGTGCCGGCCTGGGCCCAGGGCACCCAGCCCCCGGCCCCCGCCGACGCGAAGCCCGCCGCCCGGGGCTCGCGCGCGCCCGTCCCGGCCAGCGACACCGCGCCCGTCCCGGTGGAGCCTCCACCCCAGCGCACGCCGCAGGCGGTGCTGGCGGCCACGCGGATCCGCGACGGGGATGCGCTGATGCGCGAGCGCCGCTACCGTGAAGCGGCCTTCGCCTTCCTCGACGCGGAGCACGCGGCGCCGGAGCACGTGGAGGCGCGCTTCAAGCTGGGCAACGCGCTGGCGGTGCTCGGCTACTACGCGCGCGCCATCGAGGAGTGGGAGGCCGCGTCGCGCCTCACCCACGACGCCGCCATCCGTCAGAGCGCGCAGGACAACATCACCCGCGCGCGCGTGAAGCAGGGCGAGTCCGGCGCGTCGCCGCAGGCCGTGGGGCAGCCGCCCGGCTCCGGCCCCGTGGCGGAGACGACGCGGGCCCAGGCGCGCCGCGCCTACGAGCAGGGCGTGCAGCACATCAGCCAGCGCGCCTACGCGCCCGCGCTCCAGACGCTGACGCAGGCCATCCAGCAGGAGCCGCTGCTCACCGTGGCGTACATCGCGCGGGGCAGCGCCAACATCGGGCTGCGGCGCTACGCGGAGGCCGCGGCGGACTACCAGTTCGCGCTGAAGCTGGAGCCGGACTCGGCCTCGCCGCTGTACGGGCTCGCGGAGGCGTACCGCGCGCTGGGCCGCAACCTGGAGGCCCGCGACCTCTACGAGCGCTACACGCGCTCCAGCGCAGCCGACGTGCGCCCCGAGCTGAAGGAGGAGTCGCGCCAGAAGGCGGAACGGCTGCGCTGA
- a CDS encoding FHA domain-containing protein — MRFEFEHLGTATPFELGEGHHLLGGSPDDHVHLEGLPPGLLTLRIDSGRLMVQAVRSFTVNAVRVLPGVSRLVVPGEVLGLPDGMCLRVLAEPSALERGVGTVAVLKGLLTDAGLLPSRAATLTCLTGLDVGRCHALAEASTDIGRGDGAALRLRDRAVSRMHARIRRADSGFVLEDLGTPNGVFLNGVRLEGPAPLADGDVMELGRSLLRFQAAFDEASAEAPPVRRPVLPKEEPAEARTPRPPEGRPRRLEGWLIAGAVALALGALFATALLTATQG, encoded by the coding sequence ATGCGCTTCGAATTCGAGCACCTGGGCACCGCCACCCCCTTCGAGCTGGGCGAGGGTCACCACCTCCTGGGCGGCAGCCCCGACGACCATGTCCACCTGGAGGGCCTTCCTCCGGGGCTGTTGACCCTGCGCATCGACTCCGGGCGGCTCATGGTGCAGGCGGTGCGCAGCTTCACCGTGAATGCCGTGCGCGTGCTGCCCGGCGTGTCGCGCCTGGTGGTGCCCGGCGAGGTGCTGGGCCTGCCGGACGGGATGTGTCTGCGCGTGCTCGCGGAGCCGAGCGCCCTCGAGCGCGGCGTGGGCACCGTCGCCGTGCTCAAGGGGCTGCTCACGGACGCCGGGCTCCTGCCGTCCCGCGCCGCGACCCTCACCTGCCTCACCGGACTGGATGTGGGCCGCTGCCATGCGCTCGCGGAGGCGAGCACGGACATCGGCCGCGGCGATGGCGCGGCCCTGCGCCTGCGCGACCGGGCCGTGTCACGGATGCACGCGCGAATCCGCCGTGCGGACTCGGGCTTCGTGCTGGAGGACCTGGGGACGCCCAACGGCGTATTCCTCAATGGCGTGCGGCTGGAGGGTCCCGCGCCCCTGGCGGACGGAGACGTCATGGAGCTGGGGCGCTCACTGCTCCGCTTCCAGGCCGCGTTCGATGAGGCCTCAGCGGAGGCCCCGCCCGTGCGCCGGCCCGTCCTCCCCAAGGAGGAACCCGCTGAAGCACGAACGCCGCGGCCTCCCGAGGGAAGGCCGCGGCGCCTGGAGGGATGGCTCATCGCGGGGGCGGTCGCGCTGGCCCTGGGTGCGCTGTTCGCCACCGCCCTGCTGACGGCGACGCAGGGCTGA
- a CDS encoding PH domain-containing protein, whose product MDGRDRTVEGKQPHQVFRPRRVLAALMAAAGLLWLGIFAWLFHFDGVPLKTFLSAAFFVVFFAVAVTYYGRTRIEVDARGITCRGMVRTRRFSFADIRKLDVLPGPVTVYAIRGSKGFVHFTSFFRNHRYLARLLVERAGLSPLPA is encoded by the coding sequence ATGGACGGACGCGATCGGACGGTGGAGGGGAAGCAGCCGCACCAGGTCTTTCGCCCTCGCAGGGTGCTCGCCGCGCTGATGGCGGCGGCGGGCCTGTTATGGCTGGGCATCTTCGCCTGGCTGTTCCACTTCGATGGCGTGCCGTTGAAGACGTTCCTGTCCGCGGCCTTCTTCGTCGTCTTCTTCGCGGTGGCCGTCACCTACTACGGCCGCACCCGCATCGAGGTGGACGCCCGGGGCATCACCTGCCGGGGCATGGTGCGCACGCGGCGCTTCTCCTTCGCGGACATCCGCAAGCTGGACGTCCTCCCCGGGCCCGTGACGGTCTACGCCATCCGGGGCAGCAAGGGCTTCGTGCACTTCACCAGCTTCTTCCGGAACCACCGATACCTGGCCAGGCTCCTGGTGGAGCGCGCGGGTCTCTCGCCCCTGCCAGCGTAG
- a CDS encoding outer membrane beta-barrel protein, producing the protein MSKGLLAGAAAVAVLAAGSAQAASTELRRSADMRGLTFLVGGGVEGYTSALRDQIDPGLAYGVTVAIKPTNVLGIELGYTGAISDFNHSRVLATNTNGPDIVRNGAQAAVTLGLSATPLQPYIMGGVGLSRYNVRALAPGFQDDTVGNIPVGAGLRLHVGSFTADARVNYNFLFDQEFALTVPPSDVNLGGDETFSSGGRYVGTINVGATF; encoded by the coding sequence ATGAGCAAGGGATTGTTGGCTGGCGCGGCGGCAGTGGCGGTCTTGGCGGCGGGCTCGGCGCAGGCCGCGTCGACGGAGCTGCGCAGGTCCGCGGACATGCGCGGCCTGACATTCCTCGTGGGCGGCGGTGTGGAGGGCTACACCAGCGCGCTTCGCGACCAGATTGATCCAGGCCTGGCCTACGGCGTGACGGTGGCCATCAAGCCGACGAACGTGCTGGGCATCGAGCTGGGCTACACGGGCGCCATCAGCGACTTCAACCACAGCCGCGTGCTGGCGACGAACACCAACGGGCCGGACATCGTGCGCAACGGCGCACAGGCGGCGGTGACGCTGGGCCTGTCGGCCACGCCGCTCCAGCCGTACATCATGGGCGGTGTGGGCCTGAGCCGCTACAACGTGCGCGCGCTGGCTCCGGGCTTCCAGGACGACACGGTGGGCAACATCCCGGTGGGCGCGGGCCTGCGCCTGCACGTGGGCAGCTTCACCGCGGACGCGCGCGTGAACTACAACTTCCTGTTCGACCAGGAGTTCGCCCTCACCGTGCCGCCGTCCGACGTCAACCTGGGCGGCGACGAGACGTTCAGCAGCGGCGGCCGCTACGTGGGCACCATCAACGTGGGCGCCACCTTCTAG
- a CDS encoding carbohydrate-binding family 9-like protein — protein sequence MRLRSLALVPLLTSVLFVVGACRDEQAGPAHRTPKLPAATTPRTLDAAPEGLTFRSGATLAGGAIVYLGARVTPERTTPGQPVRIAHYFQAVRPPPQGFHFFAHVVDPQSGQMLANADHEFQDGAAPLETWPVGRVLEDVHTVPMPSTPARLVLGFWRDDERLPVDDPRMHQGDNRVFGPLLGGEPPALPEYTVTRVKKAPVIDGALDDEAWKGAKAVTLVGSFDGRPGRLRTQARLVYDDANLYVAFDVEDPDIWGTLRNRDDSIYEQEVVEVFLDANADGRTYNELEVSPHNVIFDAYFPARRQGMDLSWDSGMKTAVKVRGTLDDASDRDEGWTVEMAIPFNRLAEVPHIPPQPGERWRFNLYRLEHHDRRQVEGQAFSPLFIGDFHNLPRFAWLAFQ from the coding sequence ATGCGCCTCCGCTCCCTTGCCCTCGTCCCGCTGCTGACCTCCGTCCTCTTCGTCGTTGGCGCCTGCCGCGACGAACAGGCGGGCCCCGCCCACCGCACGCCGAAGCTGCCCGCGGCCACGACGCCGAGGACGCTCGACGCGGCTCCGGAGGGGCTCACCTTCCGCAGCGGCGCCACCCTCGCGGGCGGCGCCATCGTCTACCTGGGGGCGCGTGTGACGCCGGAGCGGACCACGCCGGGGCAGCCGGTGCGGATCGCGCACTACTTCCAGGCCGTGCGCCCGCCGCCGCAGGGCTTCCACTTCTTCGCGCACGTGGTGGATCCGCAGAGCGGTCAGATGCTGGCCAACGCGGATCACGAGTTCCAGGACGGCGCCGCGCCGCTGGAGACCTGGCCCGTGGGCCGGGTGCTGGAGGACGTGCACACCGTCCCCATGCCCTCCACGCCCGCGCGGCTGGTGCTGGGCTTCTGGCGCGACGACGAACGGCTGCCGGTGGATGACCCGCGCATGCACCAGGGCGACAACCGCGTGTTCGGGCCACTCCTGGGCGGCGAGCCCCCCGCGCTGCCCGAGTACACCGTCACGCGCGTGAAGAAGGCGCCGGTCATCGACGGCGCGCTGGATGACGAGGCCTGGAAGGGCGCGAAGGCGGTGACGCTGGTGGGCAGCTTCGACGGCCGGCCCGGACGGCTGCGCACCCAGGCGCGGCTCGTCTACGACGACGCGAACCTGTACGTGGCCTTCGACGTGGAGGACCCGGACATCTGGGGCACGCTGCGCAACCGCGACGACTCCATCTACGAGCAGGAGGTCGTGGAGGTCTTCCTCGACGCCAACGCGGACGGGCGCACGTACAACGAGCTGGAGGTGTCCCCCCACAACGTCATCTTCGACGCGTACTTCCCCGCGCGGCGCCAGGGCATGGACCTGTCATGGGACTCCGGCATGAAGACGGCGGTGAAGGTGCGCGGCACGCTGGACGACGCATCCGACCGCGACGAGGGCTGGACGGTCGAGATGGCCATCCCGTTCAACCGGCTCGCGGAGGTGCCGCACATCCCGCCCCAGCCGGGCGAGCGGTGGCGCTTCAACCTCTACCGGTTGGAGCACCACGACCGCCGGCAGGTGGAAGGCCAGGCCTTCTCCCCGCTCTTCATCGGTGACTTCCACAACCTGCCGCGCTTCGCGTGGCTCGCCTTCCAGTAG
- a CDS encoding adenylosuccinate synthase, with the protein MPNVVVIGAQWGDEGKGKVVDLLTEHAQVVVRFQGGNNAGHTLVVGGQKTVLHLIPSGILHPGKTCVIGNGVVVDPAVLVREIDALKPRGFLKDDAQLLISDNAHVIFPWHKLLDSFREKARGGSAIGTTGRGIGPAYEDKVARRGIRVRDLLHPERLRRRIDERLPAVMEELKDLCAKAGVDVPVLETPQILAEFSTLGERLRPYVHDVSLFLSEQVRRGARILFEGAQGTLLDVDHGTYPFVTSSNCVAGNAAVGSGLGPTAIDKVMGISKAYTTRVGGGPFPTELSDELGERLRKVGDEFGATTGRPRRCGWLDGVVLRYAVRVNGLWGLALTKLDVLSGIKTLSICNAYELDGQRITELPGDYEDLARVKPLYETLPGWDEKIAGVRTFDELPEAAKRYVRRVEEVSGVPVVCVSVGADRGETVLLQNPFRS; encoded by the coding sequence ATGCCGAACGTCGTCGTCATCGGAGCGCAGTGGGGAGATGAGGGGAAGGGCAAGGTCGTCGACCTTCTCACCGAGCACGCCCAGGTGGTCGTCCGTTTCCAGGGCGGCAACAACGCGGGCCACACGCTGGTGGTGGGAGGGCAGAAGACCGTCCTGCACCTGATTCCGTCCGGCATCCTTCATCCGGGCAAGACGTGTGTCATCGGCAACGGGGTGGTGGTGGATCCCGCCGTCCTCGTCCGGGAGATCGACGCGCTCAAGCCGCGCGGCTTCCTCAAGGATGACGCCCAGTTGCTCATCTCCGACAACGCCCACGTCATCTTCCCGTGGCACAAGCTGCTGGACAGCTTCCGCGAGAAGGCCCGCGGCGGCAGCGCCATCGGCACCACGGGGCGGGGCATCGGTCCGGCCTACGAGGACAAGGTGGCCCGCCGGGGCATCCGCGTGCGCGACCTGCTCCACCCGGAGCGCCTGCGCCGCCGCATCGACGAGCGCCTGCCCGCGGTGATGGAGGAGCTCAAGGACCTCTGCGCCAAGGCGGGCGTGGACGTGCCGGTCCTGGAGACGCCGCAGATTCTGGCGGAGTTCTCCACCCTGGGCGAGCGGCTGCGCCCCTACGTGCACGACGTGTCCCTCTTCCTCTCCGAGCAGGTCCGCCGCGGCGCCCGCATCCTCTTCGAGGGCGCGCAGGGCACGCTCCTGGACGTGGACCACGGCACCTATCCGTTCGTCACCAGCTCCAACTGCGTGGCGGGCAACGCCGCGGTGGGCTCGGGCCTGGGGCCCACGGCCATCGACAAGGTGATGGGCATCAGCAAGGCGTACACCACGCGCGTCGGCGGCGGCCCGTTCCCCACGGAGCTGAGCGACGAACTGGGTGAGCGGCTGCGCAAGGTGGGCGACGAGTTCGGCGCCACCACGGGCCGCCCGCGCCGCTGCGGCTGGCTGGACGGCGTGGTGCTGCGCTACGCGGTGCGCGTCAACGGCCTGTGGGGCCTGGCGCTCACCAAGCTGGACGTGCTCAGCGGCATCAAGACGCTCAGCATCTGCAACGCGTACGAACTGGACGGCCAGCGCATCACCGAACTGCCGGGCGACTACGAGGACCTGGCGCGCGTGAAGCCCCTCTACGAGACGCTGCCCGGCTGGGACGAGAAGATCGCCGGCGTGCGCACCTTCGACGAGCTGCCGGAAGCCGCCAAGCGCTACGTGCGCCGCGTGGAAGAGGTCAGCGGCGTGCCCGTGGTGTGCGTCTCCGTGGGCGCCGACCGCGGCGAGACGGTGCTCCTGCAGAACCCCTTCCGCAGCTAG